The following proteins come from a genomic window of Natrinema saccharevitans:
- a CDS encoding glycosyltransferase, whose protein sequence is MHVCYLINQLAPGGAPTLILDIIKNTDDDVTYTVCYIEGDDSLVSNLENAGAEVVDFGATFKFDPRALYRMANFFRNRKFDVLHTHLPYAQTLGRLASRIGDVDAVVSTQHNVPENYHPVTRTLERATRGIDDATVAVSEGVERAFRNNSHRFDGSLDDGWCTIYNGLNVEEYNKAVKEADPKAISADIDPDTVVYLNIARYVPAKAQTDLIDAMNILTESEPNAHLFVVGWGEEENAIRERVSEHGLEDSVTVTGRVPSVYEYYGFADVFVSSSIFEGLPITHLEAMAAELPLVTTEIPGVKEMVVDEKTGYLVPPESPENLADAMKQLAEKDTREKMAAAGFNRVSELFSIEDIVEYHLQLYRLAIES, encoded by the coding sequence ATGCACGTCTGCTACCTCATTAATCAGCTTGCTCCCGGCGGAGCACCGACACTTATTCTCGATATTATCAAAAACACAGACGATGATGTCACATATACCGTTTGTTACATTGAAGGCGACGACAGTCTCGTGAGTAATCTCGAAAATGCCGGTGCAGAAGTCGTTGATTTCGGTGCAACATTTAAATTCGACCCCCGCGCTCTCTATCGGATGGCAAACTTCTTCCGAAACCGAAAATTCGATGTTCTTCATACACACCTCCCGTATGCTCAGACGTTAGGGCGACTCGCCAGTCGTATCGGCGACGTTGACGCCGTTGTCAGTACACAGCACAACGTTCCTGAGAACTATCATCCGGTTACGCGAACGCTCGAACGGGCGACGCGGGGAATAGACGACGCGACCGTTGCTGTTTCTGAAGGTGTTGAACGAGCATTCCGGAACAATTCGCATCGATTCGACGGATCACTCGACGACGGCTGGTGTACTATTTACAATGGCCTCAACGTCGAAGAGTACAATAAAGCTGTAAAGGAAGCTGACCCGAAGGCAATTTCCGCTGATATTGATCCAGATACAGTCGTATATCTCAATATCGCCCGATACGTTCCGGCGAAGGCCCAAACAGATCTTATAGATGCGATGAATATCCTTACAGAGTCAGAACCGAATGCACATCTGTTCGTTGTCGGATGGGGAGAGGAAGAGAATGCAATTCGGGAGCGAGTATCTGAACATGGACTCGAAGATTCGGTAACCGTGACGGGACGCGTTCCGTCAGTCTACGAGTATTATGGGTTCGCAGATGTCTTCGTCTCTTCTTCGATATTCGAAGGTCTTCCTATAACACATCTTGAAGCAATGGCAGCAGAACTCCCGCTCGTAACGACTGAGATACCAGGTGTCAAGGAAATGGTCGTTGATGAGAAAACAGGTTATCTTGTTCCACCAGAGTCGCCCGAAAATCTCGCCGATGCGATGAAACAACTCGCTGAGAAGGATACTCGCGAAAAGATGGCTGCTGCGGGGTTCAATCGAGTGTCAGAGCTATTTAGCATTGAAGATATCGTTGAGTATCATTTGCAACTGTACCGATTGGCCATTGAATCATGA
- a CDS encoding NAD-dependent epimerase/dehydratase family protein — translation MRILVTGGCGFIGSHLVDFVLERTNHDIVVLDNFSTGTKTNLPDSDRLEVVDGDVCDDRVVSKQVGRADTVYHLAAAVGVQKIIDSPLDSLRTNLRGTELVLETAAEDETQVFIASSSEVYGKSEAVPFAESDDRVLGPTESLRWSYASAKAVDEALALAYNRKRELPVVVGRYFNIVGPRQTGQYGMVIPTFVEQALTGEPLTVYGDGTQTRSFTHVRDAVRVTYQLLHSLEAYGSVFNIGSPHPTSINDLAERIIELTGSDSEIKHIPYEVAFDENFEEPQQREPDVTKLEETLGRHPETELDRILEDVIEERRSKLWAEGEIQ, via the coding sequence ATGCGCATACTCGTAACTGGAGGATGCGGTTTTATCGGCTCTCATCTGGTTGATTTCGTGCTCGAGAGAACGAATCACGACATCGTGGTTCTCGATAACTTCTCGACGGGAACGAAAACCAACTTGCCGGACTCGGATCGACTCGAGGTCGTCGATGGCGATGTCTGTGACGACCGAGTGGTCTCGAAACAGGTCGGCCGCGCGGATACCGTGTACCACCTCGCGGCCGCCGTCGGCGTCCAGAAGATCATCGATTCACCGCTTGACTCCCTGCGGACGAACCTACGCGGAACCGAACTGGTACTCGAGACCGCAGCCGAAGACGAAACGCAGGTGTTTATCGCGTCGTCGTCCGAGGTGTACGGGAAGTCCGAAGCGGTTCCGTTCGCGGAGTCGGACGACCGAGTGCTCGGTCCGACTGAGAGCCTCCGCTGGAGTTACGCCTCCGCAAAGGCAGTCGACGAGGCGTTGGCGCTCGCGTACAACCGGAAACGCGAGCTCCCCGTTGTCGTCGGACGGTACTTCAACATCGTCGGCCCACGTCAGACGGGCCAGTACGGGATGGTCATCCCGACGTTCGTCGAGCAAGCGCTTACAGGTGAACCACTGACCGTCTACGGAGACGGAACACAGACGCGGAGTTTCACACACGTCCGAGATGCCGTTCGAGTGACGTACCAACTACTACACTCACTCGAGGCCTACGGCTCGGTGTTCAACATCGGCTCGCCGCATCCGACGAGCATCAACGATCTCGCGGAACGAATCATCGAACTCACGGGCTCCGACTCCGAAATCAAACACATCCCGTACGAAGTTGCCTTCGACGAGAACTTCGAAGAACCGCAGCAGCGTGAACCGGATGTCACGAAACTCGAGGAAACGTTGGGACGGCATCCGGAAACGGAACTGGATCGCATTCTCGAGGACGTGATCGAGGAACGACGGTCCAAACTCTGGGCGGAAGGGGAGATTCAATGA
- a CDS encoding nucleotide sugar dehydrogenase — MTGIRERIEERSATVAVVGIGYVGLPLSCHFTNAGFQVIGFDIDEDRIRSLQRGNSYIDDIDDERLERALDDGFLPASDPDVLSEADAFVVAVPTGVQGGEPDMEAVRQASRTVGEHAPDREILYICSSTVFPGAVDEIVRPALRVGGRHPGEDTLVAVVPERINPGGRYEFEDIPLIVGADSDEERAAAQELFNAVTVGTAPVSSTKAAEMAKTLENTYRMVNIALVNELARHAETINVDIWEVIEAAGTKPFGFQEFYPGPGVGGHCIPVDPQFLTWLGRQHDEPLRLVEQANGINETMPAHIVDQVETGLKARGDSIQDASVTVLGLTYKPNVADIRNSPAMAICENLRAKNATITAIDPYVDTTIIAGETVEPSSHIDRDLIADADATLLLVDHDAFEYDALKNAPFVFDAQNTLPDETSMPVLRLGDGESLETTHSRSTSSVTSSTTFQS, encoded by the coding sequence ATGACCGGCATTCGAGAGCGGATCGAAGAACGGTCAGCGACCGTCGCGGTGGTCGGTATCGGATACGTCGGTCTACCCCTGTCCTGTCACTTCACGAATGCCGGGTTTCAGGTCATCGGATTCGATATCGACGAAGACCGAATTCGGTCCCTGCAGCGTGGAAACTCGTACATCGATGATATCGACGACGAGCGACTCGAACGGGCGCTCGACGACGGTTTTCTTCCCGCAAGTGATCCAGACGTGCTCTCCGAAGCAGATGCGTTCGTCGTCGCTGTCCCGACGGGTGTTCAAGGGGGTGAGCCCGATATGGAAGCCGTCAGGCAGGCGAGTCGGACCGTTGGTGAGCATGCACCCGATCGCGAAATTTTGTACATCTGTAGCAGTACAGTCTTCCCAGGAGCGGTCGACGAAATCGTTCGGCCGGCACTCCGTGTAGGTGGTCGGCATCCGGGCGAAGATACCCTCGTAGCCGTTGTTCCGGAACGGATCAACCCCGGTGGTCGGTACGAGTTCGAGGATATTCCGCTGATCGTCGGTGCAGACAGCGACGAGGAGCGGGCCGCTGCACAGGAACTGTTCAACGCTGTCACCGTCGGTACGGCTCCGGTATCGTCGACGAAAGCTGCAGAGATGGCCAAGACGCTCGAGAACACCTATCGTATGGTGAATATCGCTCTCGTTAACGAGCTCGCTCGCCACGCCGAAACAATCAACGTCGACATCTGGGAAGTGATTGAAGCTGCGGGGACGAAGCCGTTCGGCTTTCAGGAGTTCTATCCCGGCCCCGGCGTCGGCGGCCACTGTATTCCGGTCGATCCACAGTTTTTGACCTGGTTGGGACGCCAACACGACGAACCGCTTCGATTAGTCGAGCAGGCAAATGGTATCAACGAGACGATGCCCGCCCACATCGTTGATCAAGTAGAGACCGGACTCAAAGCACGTGGGGACTCGATTCAAGACGCTTCGGTTACGGTCCTCGGGCTCACATACAAGCCGAACGTTGCTGATATTCGTAATTCACCTGCGATGGCGATCTGTGAGAACCTCCGTGCGAAGAACGCGACTATTACAGCTATCGATCCGTACGTCGATACCACGATAATCGCCGGCGAAACGGTCGAACCGAGTAGCCATATCGATCGAGACCTGATCGCCGACGCTGACGCCACGCTCCTGTTGGTCGATCACGACGCCTTCGAATACGATGCCCTCAAGAACGCACCCTTCGTTTTCGATGCACAGAATACACTGCCAGATGAAACATCGATGCCAGTGCTCCGACTCGGTGACGGCGAGTCGTTAGAAACCACTCACTCACGTTCGACGAGTTCGGTGACGTCTTCAACGACCTTCCAGAGTTGA
- a CDS encoding AMP-binding protein: protein MRESLRHGMGLQSNSVLQHIYAASPAFLQSGAISVLGARIRYQRYNSSFQKLSESYARQQWEDKSFWIEHQHKKLSHIVSLARETTEHYQTLPNEFELDTSRPPEDQMDGLPFLSGETIKSQPKSLVSNIVDLSDCISHSTSGTTGTPKTTYHTLESQRKYWAAMNRFYRRGGVRYGDRRLSFTGNKIVPTGETTGPYGRYDRANNRYLMSSYHLGENTVDDYLDEIEQFQPDYIDGYPSSISYCAQRALETNRDIRIPAAFPTAETLREEDRELIEEGFSTQVYNQYGSTESAALITECPNGNWHVNPEIGIVEVLDEDGEPVTEGEIGELVLTGLNNKAMPLIRYRIGDMARGPPRYEACDCGWNTPVIEEIIGREDEVVITADGRRIPMLSYNVFKYAEGIEESQIVQESVDEFVLRIVPGDGYTDDQADLVTEKLKDRVGEDISVEVKLLDEIPKTSSGKFRAVISKV from the coding sequence ATGCGAGAGTCACTACGCCACGGTATGGGTCTTCAGAGTAACTCGGTATTGCAACATATATATGCAGCATCTCCGGCTTTTCTCCAATCTGGCGCAATTTCTGTGCTTGGAGCGCGAATCCGATACCAGCGGTACAACTCTTCATTCCAAAAGTTATCAGAGAGCTATGCTAGACAGCAGTGGGAAGACAAATCGTTCTGGATTGAACATCAACACAAGAAACTTTCTCACATAGTCTCACTCGCTAGAGAGACAACGGAGCACTATCAAACTCTACCGAACGAGTTCGAGTTAGATACGAGTCGGCCACCAGAAGATCAAATGGATGGGTTACCGTTTCTGTCGGGCGAAACGATTAAATCTCAACCGAAAAGTCTCGTATCGAATATAGTCGATCTCTCTGACTGTATTAGTCATAGCACGAGCGGGACCACGGGGACGCCGAAGACGACGTACCATACGCTCGAGTCACAGCGGAAGTACTGGGCAGCGATGAACCGATTTTACCGACGCGGCGGGGTTCGTTATGGAGACCGACGATTGTCGTTTACAGGTAACAAAATCGTCCCGACAGGGGAGACGACCGGTCCATACGGCCGCTATGACCGAGCGAACAACCGTTATCTCATGTCTAGCTACCATCTCGGAGAAAACACTGTCGACGACTATCTCGACGAGATCGAACAGTTCCAACCGGACTATATCGACGGCTATCCTTCCTCAATTAGTTATTGTGCACAGCGGGCTCTCGAGACGAATCGAGACATTCGCATCCCTGCTGCGTTCCCGACAGCTGAAACACTTCGAGAGGAGGATCGAGAGTTGATCGAAGAGGGATTCTCGACGCAGGTGTACAACCAGTATGGGTCGACCGAGAGTGCTGCCCTCATTACGGAGTGTCCGAACGGAAACTGGCACGTCAATCCGGAGATTGGAATCGTAGAAGTTCTCGATGAGGACGGGGAACCGGTTACGGAGGGGGAAATTGGCGAACTGGTATTGACGGGACTGAACAACAAAGCGATGCCGTTGATCCGGTACCGTATCGGTGATATGGCACGAGGTCCGCCGCGGTATGAAGCGTGTGACTGCGGTTGGAATACGCCCGTTATCGAGGAAATTATCGGGCGAGAAGACGAAGTGGTGATCACAGCAGATGGCCGACGGATCCCGATGTTGAGTTATAATGTTTTCAAATACGCCGAAGGCATTGAAGAGTCTCAGATCGTCCAGGAATCCGTTGACGAATTCGTATTACGGATCGTTCCAGGCGATGGGTATACTGACGATCAGGCTGATCTCGTTACGGAAAAACTGAAAGACCGTGTTGGCGAAGATATTTCCGTCGAAGTGAAATTACTTGATGAAATCCCGAAGACGTCTTCCGGAAAGTTCAGGGCAGTAATTAGTAAGGTGTGA
- a CDS encoding sulfatase, giving the protein MNRNVAVIVMDTMRASSVDSVSLGSGSFASLDENHDKIVNINNAFTSAPWTLPSHASLFTGTTPSKHGAHAGHKQLNDTHTTLAEVLANEGYETVAVSNNTWVSEEFGFNQGFETFYKTWQYVQSDTDLGKISQTYDGFNMLWEATKTVFKGNPVTNVTNAIYGQFFRRANDDGATRTNKWIKNWLTSRDDSRPFFLFVNYLEPHLEYRPPKAHAEEHLPEGVTYEEAMEVSQDAWGYIAGRVELSREDFEVLRALYRAEIAYLEEKIEEVIDLLKAVNEWEETLFILTSDHGENIGDHNLMDHQYALYDTLLHVPLYVRDSSFEDCEIDDIVQLIDIPPTILDILDIDASDAREQFQGISFYPDADETRKYAVAEYMAPQPSMDALETKIGDLSEHVYDYDRSLRSIRTDQYKYIRGSDGSQELYDIQRDPQERNDLTASKEDIVGQFDATLDEWLNSFEQTEDTDSVSMDEDTKSRLEDLGYLQ; this is encoded by the coding sequence ATGAACCGAAACGTTGCTGTCATCGTTATGGACACGATGCGAGCTTCTAGTGTCGATTCTGTCTCTCTTGGTTCAGGGTCATTCGCGTCACTTGATGAGAATCATGATAAGATAGTGAACATCAACAATGCTTTTACGTCTGCACCTTGGACTCTCCCCTCTCACGCTTCTCTGTTCACTGGAACCACCCCCTCGAAACATGGGGCCCATGCTGGCCATAAACAGCTCAATGATACCCACACAACATTAGCAGAAGTCCTCGCAAATGAGGGCTATGAGACCGTCGCCGTATCGAATAACACCTGGGTCAGTGAGGAGTTCGGCTTCAATCAGGGGTTCGAGACCTTCTACAAGACATGGCAGTACGTCCAGTCGGACACCGATCTCGGTAAGATCTCACAGACTTACGATGGATTCAACATGTTATGGGAAGCGACAAAAACCGTCTTCAAAGGCAATCCCGTAACTAATGTTACAAACGCAATTTATGGTCAGTTCTTTCGGCGAGCGAACGACGATGGGGCTACCCGCACTAACAAGTGGATAAAGAATTGGCTCACCAGTAGAGATGACTCCCGCCCGTTTTTCCTGTTTGTCAATTATCTCGAACCTCACCTTGAGTACCGCCCCCCAAAAGCACACGCTGAAGAACACCTGCCTGAAGGCGTTACCTACGAGGAGGCGATGGAAGTATCTCAAGACGCCTGGGGCTATATTGCTGGCAGAGTTGAACTGTCCCGCGAGGACTTCGAAGTCCTCCGTGCGCTCTACCGAGCAGAAATAGCTTATCTTGAAGAGAAGATTGAGGAGGTCATTGACCTTCTGAAAGCAGTGAACGAGTGGGAAGAGACGCTGTTCATCCTCACGAGCGATCACGGTGAGAACATCGGCGACCACAACCTGATGGATCATCAGTATGCACTTTACGATACCCTGCTACACGTCCCGCTTTACGTCCGTGACAGTTCCTTCGAAGACTGCGAAATAGACGATATCGTTCAACTCATTGATATTCCTCCGACAATTCTGGACATCCTTGACATCGACGCCTCTGATGCACGCGAACAGTTCCAAGGAATCTCCTTTTATCCCGATGCTGATGAAACCCGCAAGTACGCTGTCGCTGAATACATGGCACCACAACCGTCGATGGATGCTCTGGAAACAAAAATTGGAGATCTATCCGAACATGTCTACGACTACGATCGATCGCTCCGGTCAATCCGTACAGACCAGTATAAATACATTCGTGGATCTGATGGCTCGCAAGAACTTTATGATATCCAGCGTGATCCCCAGGAACGAAACGACCTTACAGCATCCAAAGAGGATATTGTCGGTCAGTTTGATGCGACGCTTGACGAATGGCTCAACTCATTCGAACAAACTGAAGACACAGATAGTGTATCGATGGACGAAGATACGAAATCCCGACTCGAAGACCTAGGGTATTTACAATAA
- a CDS encoding NAD-dependent epimerase/dehydratase family protein, with amino-acid sequence MDILVTGGAGFIGGHLAESFARDGHDVTVLDNLDPYYAVGIKRQNIELGRAAARESNSAGADDTRVDGGQTRLEYDETEVPASDTGGSYEFADGDVRNADLVERLVADADIVYHQAAQAGVRTSVDDPRKPNDINVDGTLNVLDAARKTDVERIVLASSSSVYGKPEYLPYDEAHPTTPVSPYGVSKLAGEQYARVYHEVYGLPTVALRYFTVYGPRMRPNMAISNFTARCLNGEPPVVYGDGSQTRDFTYIDDIVGVNRTLMTDDSADGEILNVGSTGNIEIHTLAELIRDTIDPSLGLEYAEQPMGDAQHTHADVSKARELVGYEPTTSIRQGVAQYIEWFRANRDWYEPLVLQS; translated from the coding sequence ATGGACATTCTCGTCACAGGAGGTGCCGGCTTCATCGGCGGCCATCTTGCCGAGTCGTTCGCGCGTGACGGCCACGATGTAACTGTTCTGGACAATCTTGACCCGTATTACGCTGTCGGGATCAAACGACAGAACATCGAGCTCGGTCGCGCGGCAGCGCGGGAGTCCAACAGCGCTGGTGCCGACGACACACGAGTCGACGGCGGGCAGACACGACTCGAGTACGACGAGACCGAGGTTCCGGCGTCGGATACGGGCGGGAGCTACGAGTTCGCCGACGGTGACGTTCGAAACGCCGACCTCGTCGAGCGGCTGGTCGCCGACGCCGATATCGTCTACCACCAGGCAGCCCAGGCGGGCGTTCGGACGAGTGTCGACGATCCGCGGAAACCCAATGACATCAACGTCGACGGCACACTGAACGTGCTTGACGCGGCCCGCAAGACGGATGTCGAGCGCATTGTCCTTGCGAGTTCCTCCTCGGTCTACGGGAAACCCGAGTACCTGCCCTACGACGAAGCACACCCCACGACCCCCGTGAGCCCCTACGGCGTCTCGAAACTCGCCGGCGAGCAGTACGCGCGCGTCTACCACGAGGTCTACGGCCTCCCGACGGTCGCGCTACGCTACTTCACCGTCTACGGTCCGCGTATGCGGCCCAATATGGCGATCTCGAACTTTACCGCCCGGTGTCTGAACGGCGAGCCGCCAGTCGTCTACGGCGACGGGTCACAGACGCGAGACTTCACGTATATCGACGACATCGTCGGCGTCAACCGGACGCTCATGACCGACGATAGCGCCGACGGCGAAATTCTCAACGTCGGCTCGACAGGCAACATCGAGATCCACACGCTCGCGGAACTCATTCGGGACACGATCGATCCGTCGCTCGGTCTCGAGTACGCCGAGCAGCCGATGGGCGACGCCCAGCACACGCACGCGGATGTCTCGAAAGCCCGCGAACTGGTCGGCTACGAGCCGACGACGTCGATTCGCCAGGGCGTTGCGCAGTACATCGAGTGGTTCCGTGCGAATCGTGACTGGTACGAACCGTTAGTGCTGCAATCGTAA
- a CDS encoding sugar transferase has translation MFTGWRYRIVSLIGVMLTTGIAITVANHPVSQHLFTTYVPLFNRLEVTLLTGESLQLALFLSIGIVAGCLFPLYKPRPRRILETVFIAQKRVGVAGLALATLGFFQWSHRLPRATLVMIVGILMLLIPAWFVWIRRRPTGSDGRTLIVGDDLVQIERIAPEINGSVLGYLCPTATRWNAATDGGVTVQKDDLTEIESEIDTLEELDSLTRLGGLSRIEDTLVEYDIDTVVLAFHHPDRAEFFGTLDACYEHGVNAKVHREYTDKVLVSENAVGTLVNIEVEPWDPFDYIMKRVFDIIVSGTALFVLSPLILLIVLAIKHEGEGPVFFSQKRTYLYGETFQIKKFRTLKPKRGGEVGTVIENDRRTTLGTFLRTTHLDEIPQLWSILTGNMSIVGPRPAQTELEPEFENEAIEWRQRWFVKPGLTGLAQVNDATSQEPAEKIQYDLQYIRNQSLLFDLKILIRQLWKVVEDVTELVERE, from the coding sequence ATGTTCACTGGATGGCGATACCGTATTGTCAGTTTGATTGGAGTAATGCTGACGACTGGTATCGCTATTACTGTCGCTAACCATCCGGTGTCTCAACATCTGTTCACCACCTACGTTCCGCTCTTCAATCGCCTCGAGGTAACTCTTCTGACCGGGGAATCGCTGCAATTAGCGTTGTTTCTAAGCATCGGTATCGTTGCTGGCTGTTTATTCCCGCTCTACAAACCCCGTCCCCGTCGAATCCTCGAGACGGTGTTCATCGCACAAAAGCGAGTCGGGGTAGCGGGGCTCGCATTAGCAACACTTGGATTTTTCCAGTGGAGCCATCGATTGCCGCGGGCGACGCTCGTCATGATCGTTGGGATACTGATGCTCTTGATCCCCGCGTGGTTCGTCTGGATCCGCCGTCGACCGACCGGGTCGGACGGACGCACGCTGATCGTCGGCGACGATCTAGTCCAGATCGAACGGATCGCGCCTGAGATCAATGGGTCCGTGCTGGGCTATCTGTGTCCAACTGCCACTAGATGGAACGCTGCCACTGATGGTGGCGTTACCGTACAAAAAGACGATCTCACGGAAATCGAAAGTGAGATTGATACGCTTGAGGAATTAGACTCACTCACTCGACTTGGAGGGCTTTCTCGAATCGAAGATACGCTAGTGGAGTACGACATCGACACCGTTGTACTCGCATTTCATCACCCTGATCGTGCGGAGTTTTTCGGTACACTCGATGCCTGCTACGAGCATGGTGTCAACGCAAAAGTTCATCGTGAGTATACGGATAAGGTACTTGTTTCCGAGAACGCAGTTGGAACGCTCGTCAATATAGAGGTGGAGCCCTGGGACCCATTCGATTATATTATGAAACGAGTGTTTGATATCATCGTTTCAGGAACAGCCCTGTTCGTTCTCTCACCGCTTATCCTCCTTATCGTCCTCGCGATTAAACATGAGGGTGAAGGACCGGTCTTCTTCAGTCAGAAGCGGACATATCTGTACGGCGAAACGTTCCAGATTAAGAAATTCAGAACGTTAAAACCGAAACGAGGGGGTGAGGTCGGTACGGTCATCGAAAACGATCGCCGAACGACACTCGGAACGTTCCTTCGAACGACCCATCTCGACGAAATTCCGCAGCTATGGTCGATTTTGACGGGAAATATGAGTATCGTCGGTCCACGACCGGCACAGACGGAACTGGAGCCCGAGTTCGAAAACGAGGCGATCGAGTGGCGACAGCGATGGTTCGTCAAGCCTGGTCTCACTGGCCTCGCCCAAGTCAACGACGCAACGAGTCAAGAGCCCGCCGAGAAAATCCAGTATGATCTCCAGTACATCCGCAATCAGTCGCTGCTGTTTGACCTGAAGATTTTGATCCGTCAACTCTGGAAGGTCGTTGAAGACGTCACCGAACTCGTCGAACGTGAGTGA
- a CDS encoding glycosyltransferase family 4 protein, with protein sequence MRILRVAQKLYPDTKGGGQYHVHAMSRDQAAMGHDVTVLTVRSDPDLPHVETRDGYTVVRYDPAATLLGNDISPGVANYLATADAFDVVHAHSHLYFSTNLAALKRRFGDLPLAITNHGLYSQSAPENVFRLYLRTLGRWTFDQADVVFCYTDTDRERVREFGVSSRIDVVSNGIDTERFTPEGEPSASIDETSPVVLFVGRLVDGKRPSVALEALPRIQREYPDAHLYLCGDGPLRDDLEALARELDIDDSVHFLGHVPYDEMPKIYRSGDALVLPSRAEGVPRTVLEAVSSGLPVVCSQLDQLEDLVAGRGSLVDIDAGESIAAQVTEWLGTDERVPGLDDDYAWRTTVERTTEHLRSIAY encoded by the coding sequence ATGCGTATTCTTCGCGTCGCACAGAAACTCTATCCCGATACGAAGGGCGGTGGACAGTATCACGTCCACGCGATGAGTCGCGATCAGGCGGCGATGGGTCACGACGTGACCGTCCTAACGGTGCGGTCGGATCCCGACCTCCCCCACGTCGAAACCCGGGACGGGTATACGGTGGTCCGGTACGATCCGGCGGCGACGTTGCTGGGGAACGACATCAGCCCCGGCGTCGCCAACTATCTGGCGACGGCCGACGCGTTCGATGTCGTCCACGCTCACTCGCACCTGTACTTCTCAACGAATCTGGCGGCACTGAAACGCCGTTTCGGAGATCTCCCGCTGGCGATTACGAACCACGGCCTCTACTCGCAAAGCGCCCCCGAGAACGTCTTCCGGCTGTACCTGCGAACGCTCGGTCGGTGGACGTTCGATCAGGCCGACGTGGTGTTCTGTTATACTGACACGGATCGGGAGCGAGTACGGGAGTTCGGCGTCTCGAGTCGGATCGACGTCGTCTCGAACGGGATCGATACGGAGCGGTTCACCCCCGAGGGGGAGCCGAGCGCATCGATCGACGAGACGAGTCCGGTCGTCCTCTTCGTCGGTCGATTAGTGGACGGCAAACGCCCATCAGTGGCGCTCGAGGCGTTGCCGCGGATCCAGCGGGAATACCCCGACGCTCACCTCTATCTGTGCGGTGACGGGCCGTTGCGGGACGACCTCGAGGCACTCGCTCGAGAGTTGGATATCGACGACTCGGTCCACTTTCTGGGCCACGTACCCTACGACGAGATGCCCAAGATCTACCGCAGCGGGGACGCGCTCGTGCTTCCGAGCCGAGCGGAGGGCGTCCCGCGGACGGTCCTCGAGGCCGTCAGTTCGGGACTGCCGGTCGTCTGCTCGCAGCTCGACCAACTCGAGGACCTGGTCGCCGGTCGGGGTTCGCTGGTCGATATCGACGCCGGCGAGTCGATCGCGGCGCAGGTCACCGAGTGGCTCGGAACGGACGAGCGGGTCCCGGGTCTCGACGACGACTACGCGTGGCGGACGACCGTCGAACGGACGACCGAGCACCTCCGCTCGATCGCCTACTGA
- a CDS encoding DUF4330 family protein, producing MPLIDDEGNLFGVVNVVDALAACLVVAVLVAGVAVVGVLGGGNGAVGPETESNESNGTATPNSTNASVDDGQPATQYATIDLGTQADYVADAVDEGDRAVVATAGHNLTITDVYVSPTTDGDGHVIVRAEIDGEYPSTEASATAFQFDTTPVRIGEQLTIDTADYVLTGTVQRLEDEGTALTTERTTVGLDANVSASTADAMETGDEYRFAGQTIATVTDVETTESERSSTVAVDLEVDLVTFDRAGTRTFGGRALDIGSRITLRTDRYDVSGELTRRGASEPITD from the coding sequence ATGCCGCTGATCGACGACGAGGGGAACCTCTTCGGCGTCGTCAACGTCGTCGACGCACTCGCTGCCTGTCTCGTCGTCGCGGTGCTGGTCGCGGGCGTCGCCGTCGTCGGCGTCCTTGGCGGCGGCAACGGGGCTGTCGGGCCCGAGACGGAGTCCAACGAATCTAACGGTACAGCGACTCCCAACTCCACTAATGCATCCGTCGACGACGGCCAGCCGGCGACACAGTATGCCACGATCGACCTGGGAACGCAAGCGGACTATGTCGCCGACGCCGTCGACGAAGGCGATCGGGCGGTCGTCGCCACGGCCGGACACAACCTGACGATCACCGACGTATACGTCTCGCCGACGACCGACGGTGACGGTCACGTGATCGTCCGTGCCGAGATCGATGGCGAGTATCCATCGACCGAGGCGTCAGCGACGGCGTTCCAGTTCGATACCACCCCAGTCCGGATCGGCGAACAGCTCACGATCGACACGGCCGATTACGTCCTTACGGGCACGGTCCAGCGGCTCGAGGACGAGGGCACGGCCCTCACGACGGAGCGAACGACCGTGGGGCTCGACGCAAACGTCTCGGCGTCGACGGCCGATGCGATGGAGACCGGTGACGAGTACCGGTTCGCCGGGCAAACGATCGCGACCGTGACCGATGTCGAGACGACCGAATCGGAGCGTTCGTCGACCGTTGCCGTCGACCTCGAGGTCGACCTCGTGACGTTCGACCGAGCCGGGACGCGTACGTTCGGCGGGCGAGCGCTCGATATCGGCTCGCGGATCACCCTTCGGACCGATCGCTACGACGTCAGCGGTGAACTGACTCGTCGCGGCGCGTCGGAACCGATCACGGACTAG